One Malus sylvestris chromosome 14, drMalSylv7.2, whole genome shotgun sequence DNA segment encodes these proteins:
- the LOC126599706 gene encoding uncharacterized protein LOC126599706 encodes MAYLVEGSPSTQCAGLCKGLADIEDEDDLFEIDLDLIDSVPQAQYYWNRYFTATGNALLANCLLPATDISRAIPVVSKALSSSERTGNVVMVPQAVPLGQLLGLPFHEAFGLLTLRK; translated from the coding sequence ATGGCTTATCTCGTCGAAGGTTCCCCTTCCACGCAATGTGCTGGACTGTGTAAAGGCCTAGCGGACATCGAAGACGAAGATGATCTCTTTGAGATCGATCTCGATTTGATTGACAGCGTTCCTCAAGCACAGTACTACTGGAACAGGTATTTCACTGCGACCGGAAATGCACTGCTTGCTAATTGCCTACTGCCGGCCACCGACATCTCCCGTGCCATCCCCGTGGTTTCGAAGGCACTGTCGTCGTCGGAGCGGACTGGTAATGTTGTTATGGTCCCGCAAGCTGTGCCCTTGGGGCAGCTTCTAGGGTTGCCATTCCACGAGGCATTTGGGCTTCTCACCTTAAGGAAGTGA
- the LOC126599692 gene encoding uncharacterized protein LOC126599692, which yields MTKEFAVPPVVFPSGGNPSAVGSNNIQQRRVATAPFQPPRSSTSSIPFMSFDVGSAAASSSSSLFGGPIGSSTVPGGSASFEDEEPLLDELGIHPDQIWSKTKSILNPFRSNPAVHKDSDLSGPILLYMLLCLFQLLAGKIQFGVILGWIVVSSIFLYIVFNMLAGRNGNLDLHRCTSVVGYCMLPVVILSAASLFVPQGGTFRIAVAAVFVLWATRVCTGLMVALADGGDEHRGLIAYACFLIYTLFSLLVIF from the coding sequence ATGACGAAGGAATTCGCCGTCCCCCCGGTGGTATTCCCCTCCGGCGGCAACCCTAGCGCCGTCGGATCCAACAACATCCAGCAACGCCGCGTCGCCACGGCGCCGTTTCAGCCCCCGCGCTCCTCGACCTCCTCCATCCCTTTCATGTCCTTCGACGTCGGTTCCGCCgccgcctcctcctcctcctccctcttCGGGGGACCGATCGGATCCTCCACCGTCCCCGGCGGCTCCGCCTCCTTCGAGGACGAGGAGCCCCTCCTGGACGAGCTCGGCATCCACCCTGACCAAATCTGGAGTAAAACCAAGTCCATCCTCAACCCGTTCCGGTCCAACCCGGCGGTCCACAAGGACTCGGACCTCTCCGGGCCGATCCTCCTCTACATGTTACTCTGCCTATTCCAACTCCTCGCCGGAAAAATTCAGTTCGGCGTCATACTCGGGTGGATCGTCGTTTCATCAATTTTCCTCTACATCGTCTTTAACATGCTCGCCGGGCGTAACGGCAATCTCGATCTGCACAGATGTACGTCCGTAGTGGGGTATTGTATGCTGCCGGTGGTAATCTTATCAGCTGCCTCGCTCTTCGTCCCCCAAGGCGGCACCTTCAGGATTGCCGTGGCTGCCGTCTTCGTCTTGTGGGCTACTAGGGTTTGCACAGGGCTCATGGTTGCGCTTGCTGATGGCGGCGACGAGCATCGTGGCTTGATAGCGTATGCTTGTTTCTTGATTTACACTCTGTTTTCGCTTCTTGTGATATTTTAG